The proteins below are encoded in one region of Mangifera indica cultivar Alphonso chromosome 7, CATAS_Mindica_2.1, whole genome shotgun sequence:
- the LOC123220196 gene encoding probable inactive DNA (cytosine-5)-methyltransferase DRM3 has translation MGQNGEKPIVPKTEILDFELSADRVYSSHVGNDIASSSGSNVRSSLIGMGFSPSIVNKVIEEKGEDDLDLLLETLIGYSELQKSNSQSSDSLDSLFGDKDSSSQPEISSVIKPKEEPDVDEDNDDKKVSLLKMDFPLNLVDFALDKLGEDAPINELVDFIIAAQIAENIEKETDDMPHEDEGKNEDVSDETLFGTMDKTLHLLEMGFSENQVSLAIEKFGSDVPISELAESIFSGGIYSSRVARNKVGRSSGMGMENVLRHRSYDSVKLETEDFSPHTVSQSRNFNNQEEASRGKRPKEVYSGDLPDGASQFRHIDFEENHKGKRPKEEYMDDSSSFLDTSWLEEKVSPNVVRSEVRTVFRSNPCRSLDKMVPKSPYFLYGDVVNISSGCWTKISQFLYAIEPEFVSTQFFSALNRKEGYVHNLPVSNRFHILPKPPMTIEEAIPYTKKWWPSWDTRKHLSCISSGTSGISLLCDRLGKMLIDSKGMPSPEDKRDILHHCQKFNLVWVGQYKLSPVDPDYLERILGYPFGHTQSAENSLPQRLALLRHCFQTDTLGYHLSVLNPVFPEGLTVLSVFSGIGGAEVTLHRLGIKLKGVISVDTSEANRRILNRWWRNSEQTGELVQIEDIQTLTTKKVESLIEKFGSIDFIVCQNPVPQVSGSSSAEDNILPGLDFSLFYEFVRVLQRVRSAMQRKR, from the exons ATG GGTCAAAATGGAGAGAAACCAATCGTTCCAAAGACTGAGATCTTGGACTTTGAGTTGTCAGCTGATAGAGTGTACTCGAGCCATGTTGGG AACGACATTGCAAGTTCATCTGGAAGTAATGTAAGATCATCTTTAATTGGGATGGGATTTTCACCCTCTATTGTCAACAAAGTCATTGAAGAAAAAG GTGAAGATGACCTTGACTTATTATTGGAGACACTTATTGGGTACTCG GAActtcaaaaatcaaattctcaGTCATCAGATTCTCTGGATAGCTTGTTTGGTGACAAGGATAGTTCTAGTCAGCCAGAAATTTCCTCAGTTATTAAACCAAAAGAG GAACCAGATGTAGATGAAGATAATGATGACAAAAAGGTGTCCTTACTAAAGATGGATTTTCCTCTCAATCTAGTTGACTTTGCATTGGATAAACTTG GTGAAGATGCTCCCATTAATGAACTGGTGGACTTTATTATTGCTGCTCAGATAgctgaaaatattgaaaaggaAACAGATGACATGCCTCATGAGGATGAAGGGAAAAATGAG GATGTTAGTGATGAAACCTTGTTTGGGACCATGGATAAAACACTTCATTTGCTTGAAATGGGTTTCTCTGAAAATCAAGTATCATTAGCAATTGAGAAATTTG GATCTGATGTTCCGATTTCAGAGCTTGCAGAGTCGATCTTTAGTGGTGGAATTTATTCTAGTCGTGTCGCTAGGAATAAg GTTGGTAGATCTTCAGGTATGGGGATGGAAAATGTTTTAAGACATCGCTCATATGATTCAGTAAAATTGGAAACTGAGGATTTTAGTCCACATACTGTCTCTCAGTCAAGAAATTTCAACAACCAAGAGGAAGCTAGTAGAGGGAAAAGGCCAAAAGAAGTGTATTCTGGTGACTTACCAGATGGTGCTTCTCAGTTCCGGCATATTGATTTTGAGGAAAATCATAAAGGGAAAAGGCCAAAAGAAGAGTATATGGATGATTCTAGCTCTTTTCTCGACACTTCATGGCTAGAGGAAAAAGTTAGCCCCAATGTTGTCCGATCAGAAGTGCGGACAGTATTCAGATCAAATCCGTGCAGGAGTCTTGATAAAATGGTGCCCAAATCTCCATATTTTTTGTACGGAGATGTTGTTAATATATCTAGTGGTTGCTGGACCaaaatttcacagtttttgTATGCAATTGAGCCGGAATTTGTGTCTACTCAGTTCTTCTCTGCTTTGAATAGGAAAGAAGGCTACGTACACAATCTTCCAGTCTCCAATAGGTTTCACATCCTTCCAAAGCCACCAATGACCATAGAAGAGGCAATACCATATACTAAGAAATGGTGGCCGTCATGGGATACGAGGAAGCACTTGAGTTGCATTAGTTCTGGAACTAGTGGAATATCTCTGCTCTGTGACAGGCTTGGAAAGATGTTAATTGATTCTAAAGGAATGCCGTCCCCAGAAGACAAGAGAGATATCCTTCATCACTGCCAGAAATTTAATCTTGTATGGGTTGGCCAATACAAACTCAGCCCTGTAGATCCTGATTATTTAGAACGTATTCTAGGTTACCCATTTGGTCACACTCAATCTGCTGAAAATAGTTTACCACAAAGATTGGCATTACTGAGACACTGCTTTCAGACAGACACTTTGGGCTACCACCTCTCTGTTTTGAATCCTGTGTTTCCAGAAGGGCTAACAGTTTTGTCTGTCTTCAGTGGAATTGGTGGTGCCGAAGTTACTTTACACCGGCTGGGCATCAAGTTGAAAGGTGTTATTTCTGTAGACACTTCTGAAGCTAATCGGAGGATTCTCAATAGGTGGTGGCGTAATAGTGAACAAACAGGTGAACTGGTGCAGATAGAAGATATCCAGACGCTAACAACTAAAAAGGTTGAGAGTCTGATTGAGAAGTTTGGCAGTATTGACTTTATTGTCTGTCAGAACCCAGTTCCTCAAGTTTCAGGAAGTTCTTCTGCAGAGGACAACATTCTTCCCGGTTTagacttttctttgttttatgaGTTTGTTCGTGTTTTGCAACGTGTAAGGAGTGCAATGCAAAGAAAGAG ATAA